In Sphingomonas psychrotolerans, the following proteins share a genomic window:
- a CDS encoding DeoR/GlpR family DNA-binding transcription regulator encodes MIQSTRLATILDLLEERRSCSITELARQFAVSEETIRRDVKQLEASGRVYKVHGGVRLPDNLLEAPYRLRLGENADAKRAIAARAASLVEDGMTVLIDSGTSAFWFARALAQVRGLTIVTNSLEVAQEVLGRNDTRLFLAGGAMNVDYRAGFGAEAIAYSRGFAPDICVLSMGAIEAERGFLDFEPEEAAYKRALLDRPRRVMVLADASKFAREGTVHVAGFEAVDDLVTDRSPPVGIVQAAEGAGTRIHVTN; translated from the coding sequence GTGATTCAGTCCACGCGCCTCGCCACCATCCTGGATTTACTCGAGGAGCGGCGTTCCTGCTCGATCACCGAGCTTGCCCGGCAATTCGCCGTTTCGGAGGAGACCATCCGCCGCGACGTGAAGCAGCTCGAGGCGAGCGGCCGCGTCTATAAAGTGCACGGCGGAGTCCGCTTGCCCGACAATCTGCTCGAGGCCCCGTATCGGCTGCGGCTCGGTGAAAATGCCGATGCCAAGCGGGCCATCGCCGCGCGGGCGGCGTCGCTAGTCGAGGACGGCATGACCGTGCTGATCGATTCGGGCACGAGCGCGTTCTGGTTTGCCCGCGCGCTGGCACAGGTGCGGGGGCTGACCATCGTCACCAACAGCCTCGAAGTGGCGCAGGAAGTGCTCGGCCGTAACGACACCCGGCTGTTTCTAGCGGGGGGCGCGATGAACGTGGATTACCGCGCTGGCTTCGGCGCCGAGGCAATTGCCTATAGCCGCGGCTTCGCTCCCGATATTTGCGTGCTGTCGATGGGGGCGATCGAGGCGGAGCGCGGGTTCCTCGATTTCGAGCCCGAGGAGGCGGCGTACAAGCGTGCGCTGCTCGACCGTCCCCGGCGGGTGATGGTGCTCGCCGACGCGAGCAAGTTCGCGCGCGAGGGGACCGTGCACGTCGCGGGTTTCGAGGCAGTCGATGATCTGGTCACCGATCGTTCGCCGCCGGTCGGCATCGTGCAGGCTGCGGAAGGTGCGGGTACGCGCATCCACGTCACGAACTGA
- a CDS encoding TonB-dependent receptor domain-containing protein, with protein sequence MHIWKTGAALAAIVTATTGAYAQTAPNSGETVAAQEAGNDIVVVGQAVSFANTKVTEAMIERLSALTSVNDVLNELPGVLVTEGDAFGSSDWATSITIRGFTTNRDTQQIGTTIDGIPNGGSGYGGGSRANRYLDVLNLATVQVSQGTGDIASRSNEALGGTLNYVTSDPAQERRLRVVLAGGDYSSRKAYIRADTGEIAPDTYAWISASASRSHDWIDGSGHSRRDHLAGKITSKLAGIDLTAYASYDDADESEYGSVSAAGFANNPHADGLLGEWTGIPYIDQNYRSGSRALRKNLLGYLKAHVEAGEINLTVSGYGHKMRGRGDWIPPYLVDVTNDGAGAPNSEFLGGGTVRGGANIGQIYFVTPTGATAAMTAGCVGSAGIPAQYDPSCYAAGSAPVQSYRHTHYKNRRLGALVDFDWKHEFGDVTNLFRAGIWYENGRSNNVRDWHKLTDARVGYAFNDKPYWVQFSTDYGVDEFMYYAEDVLTWGGLSARFGVKQFFLDQTRQELLNDRARTALESHSDPLLSVGLTWATPVPGLEVFGGYSQNFAAISRGLLEQDEAVVREIEPETANNIELGVRYSGTRLQGSLTVYDIKFNNRIIFVPSDFVTGIDYLDQVDGIYLNVGGIKSRGVEASLAYRFPGGITLSGAYTYNRAKYLGSGNPAQDAAIGITPGVQVFNSPKHMFVASADWRNDGWKAGVSSKYVGDRFIDTAGKGVAESFILTNAYAGVDLGAVAGPLKGLDFTLTVNNLTNERYLAGADGGSAFLGAPRTVTASLTLDF encoded by the coding sequence ATGCACATTTGGAAAACCGGCGCGGCGCTTGCCGCGATCGTGACCGCCACGACCGGCGCCTACGCCCAGACTGCGCCGAACAGCGGCGAGACAGTGGCCGCGCAGGAAGCGGGCAACGACATCGTCGTCGTCGGCCAGGCGGTCAGCTTCGCAAATACCAAGGTCACCGAGGCGATGATCGAGCGTCTGTCGGCACTCACCAGCGTCAACGACGTGCTCAACGAATTGCCCGGCGTGCTGGTCACCGAAGGCGACGCGTTCGGCTCGTCCGACTGGGCAACGTCGATCACGATCCGCGGCTTCACTACCAATCGCGACACCCAGCAGATCGGCACTACGATCGACGGCATCCCGAATGGCGGCTCGGGCTATGGCGGCGGTTCGCGCGCCAATCGCTATCTCGACGTGCTCAACCTCGCGACCGTGCAGGTATCGCAGGGCACTGGCGACATCGCCTCGCGTTCGAACGAAGCGCTGGGCGGGACGCTCAATTATGTCACGTCGGATCCGGCGCAGGAACGCCGGTTGCGCGTCGTCCTTGCCGGCGGCGATTATTCGTCGCGCAAGGCCTATATCCGGGCGGACACCGGCGAGATCGCGCCGGACACCTATGCGTGGATCAGCGCCTCGGCATCGCGCTCGCACGACTGGATCGACGGCTCGGGCCACAGCCGCCGCGATCATCTCGCCGGCAAGATCACCAGCAAGCTCGCCGGGATCGATCTGACTGCTTATGCCTCCTATGACGACGCCGACGAGTCCGAATATGGCTCGGTCTCCGCCGCGGGGTTCGCCAACAATCCCCATGCCGACGGGCTGCTCGGCGAGTGGACCGGCATTCCCTATATCGACCAGAATTATCGCTCGGGATCGCGTGCGCTGCGCAAGAATTTGCTGGGCTATTTGAAGGCGCATGTCGAGGCGGGCGAAATCAACCTCACCGTCTCGGGCTATGGCCATAAGATGCGCGGCCGCGGCGACTGGATTCCGCCGTACCTGGTCGACGTCACCAATGACGGCGCCGGGGCGCCCAATAGCGAGTTCCTCGGCGGCGGCACCGTGCGCGGCGGCGCCAATATCGGCCAGATCTATTTCGTCACACCCACCGGCGCCACCGCAGCGATGACCGCCGGCTGCGTCGGCTCCGCCGGAATCCCCGCCCAATATGATCCGTCCTGCTATGCAGCGGGCTCCGCCCCGGTGCAGTCCTATCGGCACACGCATTACAAGAACCGCCGCCTCGGCGCGCTGGTCGACTTCGACTGGAAGCACGAATTCGGAGACGTCACCAATCTGTTTCGTGCAGGCATCTGGTACGAGAATGGCCGTTCGAACAACGTGCGCGACTGGCACAAGCTCACCGATGCGCGCGTGGGTTATGCCTTCAACGACAAGCCCTATTGGGTGCAGTTCAGCACCGATTACGGCGTCGACGAGTTCATGTATTATGCCGAGGACGTGTTGACCTGGGGCGGGCTCAGCGCACGCTTCGGAGTCAAGCAGTTCTTCCTCGATCAGACGCGGCAGGAGTTGCTCAACGATCGCGCCAGGACCGCGCTGGAAAGCCATTCCGATCCTTTGCTGTCGGTGGGCCTGACCTGGGCGACGCCGGTCCCCGGGCTGGAGGTGTTCGGCGGCTATTCGCAAAACTTCGCGGCGATCTCGCGCGGGCTGCTCGAGCAGGACGAGGCGGTGGTGCGTGAAATCGAACCGGAAACCGCGAACAATATCGAGCTGGGCGTGCGCTACAGCGGCACCCGCCTCCAGGGCTCGCTGACGGTCTACGACATCAAGTTCAACAACCGCATCATCTTCGTCCCCTCGGACTTCGTGACCGGCATCGACTATCTCGACCAGGTCGACGGCATCTATCTCAATGTCGGCGGGATCAAGAGCCGCGGCGTCGAGGCGAGCCTCGCCTATCGCTTCCCGGGCGGCATCACGCTGTCGGGCGCCTACACCTATAACCGCGCCAAATATCTCGGCAGCGGCAATCCGGCGCAGGATGCGGCGATCGGCATCACCCCGGGGGTGCAGGTGTTCAATTCGCCCAAGCATATGTTCGTCGCCTCGGCCGATTGGCGCAACGATGGCTGGAAGGCCGGCGTCTCGTCCAAATATGTCGGCGACCGCTTCATCGACACCGCGGGGAAAGGCGTCGCGGAGAGCTTCATCCTGACCAACGCCTATGCCGGGGTCGATCTCGGCGCGGTCGCGGGGCCGCTCAAGGGGCTGGACTTCACGCTCACCGTCAACAACCTCACCAACGAGCGCTATCTCGCCGGCGCCGATGGCGGCTCGGCCTTCCTCGGGGCGCCGCGCACCGTCACGGCGTCGCTCACGCTCGATTTCTAG
- a CDS encoding FadR/GntR family transcriptional regulator, whose amino-acid sequence MADSRTLQRVERHVGHDEIVAILGSEILSGTRPAGSRLPTVSELFERFGASRVLMREVTKTLVAKGMVTAKARVGTRVLPPEHWNWFDADVLAWRVDVGLDSGFVEHLSQMRRAVEPASAALASRMRTPNHVAAMRAALAAMALAGANRHAFAKADLEFHVAVAVASGNPLFRSFASVIEVALGAYFSFSTPNQPEDMAAIVAAHAAVADAIEQRDADGAAMAMLAVVNEGPDRIAKPAGDGLPRGLAAERTEFRNVEQTG is encoded by the coding sequence ATGGCCGATAGCCGAACTCTGCAACGCGTTGAGCGGCATGTCGGGCATGACGAGATCGTCGCGATTCTAGGCTCGGAAATCCTTTCAGGAACGCGCCCGGCGGGAAGCAGGTTGCCTACCGTATCCGAACTCTTCGAGCGCTTTGGCGCATCGCGCGTGCTCATGCGGGAAGTCACCAAGACGCTGGTCGCAAAGGGGATGGTGACGGCGAAGGCGCGAGTCGGGACCCGCGTTCTGCCCCCTGAACACTGGAACTGGTTTGATGCAGACGTGCTCGCCTGGCGCGTCGACGTCGGGCTGGATTCGGGTTTCGTCGAGCACCTGAGCCAGATGCGGCGGGCGGTGGAGCCCGCGAGTGCTGCGCTCGCTTCACGAATGCGTACGCCAAACCACGTCGCAGCGATGCGCGCTGCGCTTGCGGCAATGGCGTTGGCGGGAGCGAACCGCCACGCTTTCGCGAAAGCCGATCTGGAGTTTCACGTTGCCGTCGCGGTGGCATCGGGCAACCCGCTGTTTCGGTCTTTCGCCAGCGTGATCGAGGTGGCGCTGGGGGCGTATTTCTCCTTCAGCACTCCGAATCAGCCCGAAGACATGGCGGCGATCGTCGCGGCCCATGCCGCGGTCGCCGACGCTATCGAACAACGCGACGCCGATGGAGCGGCGATGGCCATGCTGGCGGTCGTCAACGAAGGGCCGGACCGGATCGCGAAACCGGCCGGCGACGGTCTCCCCCGGGGTTTGGCGGCGGAAAGGACGGAATTTCGAAACGTGGAGCAGACAGGGTGA
- a CDS encoding TonB-dependent receptor: MSGVSLMALMAGVAGPALAASPADEHVPATIEETPRVQPAAGADIRPREGGQDVPAGQEAGADDGNVITVTGRRAALQAAEDRKRNAGTIIDSVVADDAGKLPDNSITEVLQRVSGVTIVRFAALNDPDHYSVEGSGIQVRGLTGVASRLNGREIFSANNGRALQFADVTPELMAAVDVYKASTADLIEGGTGGQIDLRTKVPFDFSPGFHVSANGELSVGDLAEKADLSGSILVSQRWSTPIGDIGILADVAYSRLSSASHFFRVEPYFRTRIAGSDYYVPGGYTYGEEQFQRTRTGIYGAVQWAPSEALTFTGTFFQSRYKNRSGDWGAFVSSQSLAVNPADSKFDDNGVLISSPSFYNRDPATFLPGGTITSGGNKGAYSSNTRTRDYSLSFDWSPADSPLSVKGAIQRVDSSQVFSRLDVFRDIQFPAGFGMDMSGDLPRVTVPGNAQAAFANPANYFWTASMPHDEDNKGRLDSANLDLEYKFDDSFFRAIKVGGRYAERSERDMANGYNWAALGRGWNGDPQLTYANAAPGDVELHVFDNFFHGQAVLPANLMFPTDALVRRFDRAQLTASPPTGFCTGREFDCSASGPLPQTGYGGHGGIRPIGFILPDDRVDNKTVTTAGYALVRFGSTEPGGISGNIGARVVHIENEGSGYIRQNPAIFFRNGQVQELVGEAVPRGGKTSFTRVLPSINVDFSPTDDIKIRAGYNITLDLPTFNALRASGTVGVATTSNPVPGGPGLFTNFTAETGNPLLKPTMSNNFDMSFEYYPEPGTSFHLAPFYKRLTDLPIFSLTERQVTVRFAGGATETVTAAATDYLNATEAATVKGVEVGGRIFFDMLPGWLGGFGFEGNYTFIDSKNPGDLYRDINGVTRNDAPLVGMSRHNFNASLLYERKAISARIAYSWRSRYLQSTNSNGTNPSYPYYSAPGVVTNANGTANNTQIALPIYGANYGQLEAGIRFKITENFSFSVQGTNLMNSTQRTLMGGYPGGGLYGRSWFQTDRRISTGINLAF, from the coding sequence GTGAGCGGCGTCTCACTGATGGCGCTGATGGCTGGTGTTGCCGGCCCGGCCCTGGCCGCGAGCCCCGCCGATGAACACGTCCCCGCAACGATCGAGGAAACGCCGCGCGTCCAGCCGGCGGCCGGTGCGGATATCCGGCCTCGGGAGGGTGGACAGGATGTGCCCGCCGGGCAGGAAGCCGGCGCGGACGACGGCAACGTGATTACCGTGACCGGGCGCCGCGCTGCGCTTCAGGCGGCGGAAGATCGCAAGCGCAATGCAGGAACGATCATCGATTCCGTCGTCGCCGACGATGCCGGGAAGCTCCCCGACAATTCGATCACCGAAGTGCTCCAGCGCGTGTCGGGCGTCACCATCGTGCGCTTCGCTGCGCTCAACGACCCCGATCATTATTCGGTCGAGGGTTCGGGTATTCAGGTCCGCGGTCTCACCGGCGTTGCCTCGCGCCTGAACGGCCGCGAGATCTTCAGCGCCAACAATGGCCGCGCGCTGCAATTCGCCGACGTCACTCCCGAGCTGATGGCGGCAGTGGACGTCTACAAGGCGTCGACCGCGGACCTCATCGAGGGCGGCACCGGCGGCCAGATCGATCTGCGCACCAAGGTGCCGTTTGACTTTTCGCCCGGATTCCATGTCTCCGCCAACGGCGAACTCAGCGTCGGGGACCTTGCGGAAAAGGCCGATCTCTCCGGCTCGATCCTCGTCAGCCAGCGCTGGTCCACGCCGATCGGCGACATCGGTATCCTCGCCGACGTGGCGTATAGCCGCCTCAGCTCAGCCTCGCATTTCTTCCGCGTCGAGCCGTATTTCCGCACCCGCATCGCGGGCAGCGACTATTACGTTCCGGGCGGGTACACGTATGGCGAGGAGCAGTTCCAGCGCACCCGCACCGGTATCTACGGCGCCGTACAATGGGCCCCGTCCGAGGCACTGACCTTCACCGGCACGTTCTTCCAGTCGCGCTACAAGAACCGCTCCGGCGACTGGGGTGCGTTCGTTTCGTCGCAGTCGCTTGCGGTGAACCCGGCGGACAGCAAATTCGACGACAATGGCGTGCTGATCTCGTCGCCGTCCTTCTACAATCGCGATCCCGCGACGTTCCTGCCCGGCGGCACCATCACCAGCGGCGGGAACAAGGGCGCATATTCCAGCAACACGCGGACGCGCGACTATTCGCTGAGTTTCGACTGGTCGCCCGCCGACAGTCCGTTGTCAGTGAAGGGCGCGATCCAGCGCGTCGATTCGTCGCAGGTGTTCTCCCGGCTCGACGTGTTCCGGGACATCCAGTTCCCCGCCGGCTTCGGCATGGACATGAGCGGCGATCTGCCCCGGGTGACGGTGCCCGGCAACGCCCAGGCAGCCTTCGCCAATCCGGCGAACTATTTCTGGACGGCGTCGATGCCGCACGACGAGGACAACAAGGGTCGGCTCGACTCGGCGAACCTCGATCTCGAATACAAGTTCGACGACAGCTTCTTCCGCGCGATCAAGGTCGGCGGCCGCTATGCCGAGCGCAGCGAACGCGACATGGCCAATGGCTATAATTGGGCGGCGCTCGGTCGCGGCTGGAACGGCGATCCGCAGCTGACCTACGCAAATGCTGCGCCGGGGGACGTCGAGCTCCATGTCTTCGACAATTTCTTCCACGGTCAGGCAGTGCTGCCGGCGAATCTGATGTTCCCGACCGACGCGCTGGTTCGTCGCTTTGATCGCGCGCAGCTGACCGCGTCGCCGCCGACCGGCTTCTGCACCGGACGCGAGTTCGATTGCTCCGCCTCAGGACCGTTGCCGCAGACCGGCTATGGCGGCCACGGGGGCATTCGCCCGATCGGTTTCATCCTTCCCGACGATCGCGTCGACAACAAGACCGTGACGACCGCGGGCTATGCGCTGGTGCGCTTCGGATCGACCGAGCCGGGAGGCATTTCCGGCAACATCGGTGCGCGCGTCGTTCACATCGAGAACGAAGGTAGCGGCTATATCCGGCAGAATCCTGCCATCTTCTTTCGCAATGGCCAGGTGCAAGAGCTGGTCGGCGAGGCGGTGCCGCGCGGCGGGAAGACTTCGTTCACCCGGGTGCTGCCGTCGATCAACGTTGACTTCTCGCCGACCGACGACATCAAGATCCGCGCAGGCTACAATATCACGCTCGACCTGCCGACCTTCAATGCACTGCGCGCGTCGGGCACCGTCGGGGTCGCCACTACGTCGAATCCGGTTCCGGGCGGCCCCGGGCTCTTCACCAACTTCACGGCGGAAACGGGCAACCCGCTGCTCAAGCCGACAATGTCGAACAATTTCGACATGTCCTTTGAATATTATCCCGAGCCGGGCACCTCGTTCCACCTCGCCCCGTTCTACAAGCGGCTGACGGACCTGCCGATCTTCTCGCTCACCGAGCGGCAGGTGACCGTCCGCTTCGCCGGCGGTGCTACCGAAACGGTCACCGCGGCTGCCACGGATTATCTCAACGCGACCGAAGCCGCGACGGTCAAGGGCGTGGAAGTGGGCGGACGCATCTTCTTCGATATGCTGCCCGGCTGGCTCGGCGGCTTCGGCTTCGAGGGGAACTACACGTTCATCGACAGCAAGAATCCGGGCGACCTGTATCGCGACATCAACGGCGTGACTCGCAACGATGCCCCGCTGGTCGGCATGTCGCGGCACAATTTCAATGCTTCACTGCTGTACGAACGCAAGGCGATCTCGGCGCGCATCGCTTATTCTTGGCGTTCGCGATATCTCCAATCCACCAACAGCAATGGCACCAATCCGAGCTATCCTTATTACAGCGCGCCGGGGGTGGTCACGAACGCCAACGGTACGGCCAACAACACCCAGATCGCGCTGCCGATCTATGGCGCGAACTACGGACAACTGGAGGCGGGCATCCGGTTCAAGATTACCGAGAATTTCTCGTTCAGCGTTCAGGGCACGAACCTGATGAATTCGACCCAGCGCACGCTGATGGGCGGCTATCCCGGCGGCGGACTCTACGGCCGCAGCTGGTTCCAGACGGATCGACGGATCAGCACCGGGATCAATTTGGCATTTTGA
- a CDS encoding tryptophan halogenase family protein produces the protein MAKRILIVGGGTAGWLTAGYLAKRLGADLPGGVSIQLVESRDIGILGVGEGTFPTIRRTLSTIGISETELVRRCGASFKQGTKFVHWRHAPGGAGPDHYAHPFQNAEARGGLELLPYWLLGVGGDVNWDEVANPQKKAADAHRAPKLPTHPDYVSPLNYAFHFDAVALAALLREHAVANGVRHLIDQVSEVRLDEDGAIAGVVTASGLLEADLYVDCTGFRAELIGKALGVPYRSCRDVLFCDSAVAIQIPYRDGSAPIASFTISTAQEAGWVWDIGLDRRRGIGHVYSSAHTDDARAEELVRAYVGADAEGIETRKFRFDAGYREVNWHKNCVAIGLSSGFFEPLEATGIVMSEVAAGLVASLFPWGGDFETSARQFNANMLQRYERARDFIKLHYCLSQRRDSAFWRDNVAENSIPHSLRERLERWRFRPPTELDVDPNVDIFTEASWQYVLYGMGWKTDVSARAGAYRYHDDARAAFEEVRRQAAFAVANLPSNRELIDYAINNRFGPVGAAA, from the coding sequence ATGGCCAAGCGCATTCTGATCGTCGGCGGCGGTACGGCCGGTTGGCTCACCGCCGGGTATCTCGCGAAACGGCTCGGCGCCGACCTGCCGGGCGGCGTATCGATCCAGCTGGTCGAATCGCGCGATATCGGCATCCTCGGCGTGGGCGAGGGCACTTTTCCGACGATCCGGCGCACGCTCTCCACCATCGGAATCAGCGAAACCGAGCTGGTTCGCCGGTGCGGGGCCAGCTTCAAACAGGGGACGAAGTTCGTTCACTGGCGCCATGCGCCCGGTGGAGCCGGCCCCGACCATTACGCGCACCCTTTCCAGAATGCGGAGGCGAGGGGAGGGCTCGAACTCTTGCCTTACTGGCTCCTCGGCGTGGGCGGCGATGTGAACTGGGACGAAGTCGCCAACCCGCAGAAGAAGGCCGCGGACGCGCATCGGGCGCCCAAGCTGCCGACGCATCCCGACTATGTGTCTCCCCTCAACTATGCTTTCCACTTCGATGCGGTGGCGCTCGCGGCGTTGCTGCGCGAACATGCGGTGGCAAACGGCGTACGGCATCTGATCGACCAGGTATCCGAAGTCAGGCTCGACGAGGACGGCGCGATCGCCGGCGTCGTCACAGCCAGCGGGCTGCTCGAGGCCGACCTCTATGTGGATTGCACGGGCTTTCGCGCCGAACTGATCGGCAAGGCGCTTGGCGTTCCCTATCGTTCGTGCCGCGACGTGCTGTTCTGCGACAGCGCAGTCGCCATCCAGATCCCTTACCGCGATGGCAGCGCGCCGATTGCATCCTTTACGATCTCCACCGCGCAGGAAGCGGGGTGGGTCTGGGATATCGGCCTCGATCGACGGCGGGGCATCGGCCACGTCTATTCGTCGGCCCACACCGACGACGCTCGGGCCGAAGAACTGGTGCGTGCGTATGTCGGTGCCGACGCCGAGGGCATCGAGACCCGCAAGTTCCGCTTCGACGCAGGGTATCGCGAGGTCAACTGGCACAAGAATTGTGTGGCGATCGGCCTTTCGAGCGGGTTCTTCGAACCGCTCGAAGCCACCGGGATCGTCATGTCCGAAGTCGCGGCAGGGCTGGTCGCCAGCCTTTTCCCATGGGGCGGCGATTTCGAGACATCCGCGCGCCAGTTCAACGCCAACATGCTCCAGCGCTACGAACGCGCGCGCGACTTCATCAAGCTCCATTATTGTCTCTCGCAGCGGCGCGATTCCGCTTTCTGGCGCGACAATGTCGCGGAGAATTCCATTCCGCACAGTTTGCGCGAACGGCTGGAACGGTGGCGGTTCCGACCGCCGACCGAGCTGGACGTCGATCCCAATGTCGACATCTTCACCGAAGCCAGCTGGCAATATGTGCTCTACGGCATGGGCTGGAAGACGGACGTTTCGGCGCGCGCCGGTGCGTATCGCTATCATGACGATGCCCGGGCGGCATTCGAGGAGGTTCGCCGTCAGGCGGCATTCGCCGTGGCCAATTTGCCGTCGAACCGCGAGCTGATCGATTACGCCATCAACAACCGCTTCGGTCCCGTGGGAGCCGCGGCATGA
- a CDS encoding DUF5690 family protein, translating into MQARRRNPIDPVAPPKASARLLAGVAAFLTYLAMYAFRKPIAAATYADVAPWLGWLDYKTALLLAQVIGYALSKIIGIRVIAEQGRNGRATTILSLIGVSWLALLAFPLVPPGWGVACLLLNGLPLGMVWGLVFAYLEGRRTSEILAAMLSASFILSSGLMKSVGTLLLQAGIGAFWMPALTGLLFAPLLIASLWLLDRTPPPDAEDERQRGRRAPMNRAGRIALLRRNWLPLTMLITAYVALSALRDFRDNFAPELWAELGYADMASIFSLSEAPVAVIVLCGLAAGVLIRDNMRALLALHAAIFAGALLLAGGTLAFQAGWIGPLAWMILVGTGLYLGYVPFSAMLFDRLIATLGQPANAGFLIYVADAGGYGGSVGLLLYRSLAAPKIAWLRFFIDCVYGVAALVALLTLLSALHLAARPQRWTRDLGLRPSVSS; encoded by the coding sequence ATGCAGGCGCGCCGGCGGAATCCTATCGATCCAGTTGCGCCGCCCAAGGCATCTGCGCGGCTGCTCGCCGGCGTCGCGGCCTTCCTCACCTATCTGGCGATGTACGCGTTTCGAAAGCCGATCGCCGCGGCGACCTATGCGGATGTCGCGCCCTGGCTCGGCTGGCTCGACTACAAGACCGCGCTGCTGCTGGCGCAAGTGATCGGCTATGCGCTCTCGAAGATCATCGGCATCCGGGTCATCGCCGAGCAGGGTCGCAACGGGCGCGCCACGACGATCCTGTCGCTGATCGGCGTCTCCTGGCTGGCACTGCTTGCCTTTCCTCTGGTCCCGCCGGGCTGGGGCGTCGCCTGCCTGCTTCTGAACGGACTGCCGCTCGGGATGGTCTGGGGCCTGGTGTTCGCCTATCTCGAGGGGCGACGCACATCGGAGATCCTCGCGGCCATGCTCTCGGCGAGCTTCATTCTATCGTCGGGCCTGATGAAATCGGTCGGAACGCTGCTGCTCCAGGCCGGAATCGGCGCGTTCTGGATGCCGGCGCTCACCGGCCTGCTGTTCGCGCCATTGCTGATCGCCAGCCTGTGGCTGCTCGATCGCACCCCGCCCCCCGACGCCGAGGACGAACGCCAGCGCGGGCGACGCGCCCCGATGAACCGCGCCGGGCGCATCGCATTGCTGCGCCGCAACTGGCTCCCGTTGACGATGCTGATCACGGCCTATGTGGCGCTGTCCGCGCTGCGCGACTTCCGCGACAATTTCGCGCCCGAGCTGTGGGCCGAACTCGGCTATGCGGATATGGCTTCGATCTTCTCGCTCAGCGAGGCGCCGGTCGCGGTGATTGTACTGTGCGGGCTCGCGGCAGGGGTGCTGATCCGCGACAATATGCGCGCGCTGCTGGCGCTGCATGCGGCGATCTTCGCCGGCGCGCTGCTGCTCGCCGGCGGGACGCTCGCCTTCCAGGCGGGCTGGATCGGGCCGCTCGCCTGGATGATCCTCGTCGGGACCGGCCTCTATCTGGGCTATGTGCCGTTCAGCGCGATGCTGTTCGACCGGCTGATCGCGACTCTGGGCCAGCCCGCCAATGCCGGCTTCCTCATCTATGTCGCCGATGCGGGAGGCTATGGCGGCAGCGTCGGCCTGCTGCTGTACCGCAGCCTCGCCGCGCCGAAGATCGCGTGGCTGCGCTTCTTCATCGACTGTGTCTACGGCGTCGCTGCGCTGGTCGCGCTGCTCACGCTGTTGTCTGCGCTTCATCTCGCCGCGCGCCCGCAGCGTTGGACGCGCGACCTGGGGCTGAGGCCGAGCGTCAGTTCGTGA